The following proteins are encoded in a genomic region of Arachis ipaensis cultivar K30076 chromosome B02, Araip1.1, whole genome shotgun sequence:
- the LOC107624777 gene encoding uncharacterized protein LOC107624777 has product METGNAAPVNGPNKFEAWVQNWVLRYRFFWWIMCVIGAAIALTGFYPRFKLGEGNSWNLGRGLFFASVVVLPFALPLLKVYQGKVLHYRRQFKACGVFISLLVIFFYTYFSRRGEEQEQRQRGYGDILSLAGFAVMNFVLSLQKNYQFVEELMKFFLVELVVELTVSRWWFGFLGAMFSFLLIILSSCKEKHADSREEPSIDNITISVPEARMELVSPTSHDLTRLWNLNDKDQEFVRQLRRIFVTYINGWKDRIPELTMESQILTFDRTRREMEFLALPKDGMTSMRQIEMYSRNRREFLKLCKSELRPDRTATQMSTIKKCIKHFTIVFKVLIPNEQVFYHGIFGTSPFIKQCFMEFCSDVKKELVRAVHDEMSELMYSYEVFLTFQAIREFTAMWRALFPEDVSMLADMVELERKLGETTRDYFFREEEVPSEIGTSYSCEVHPITAQAMNRLHSAFKDKKILKSLLQTYPNGEVEILTKRKRLISRYIYWNINKLEASLESSFKKTYVYQLQGVSLMTNIIYIVKKAVEFEFDLSKEEDWAKEQILILERCFNQYYRHDPTELLDYFRQHNAKATGDKMLSMLDILKFVPSAASADVLRVKLIPNCEEFIKRFRALLAGDEGPPR; this is encoded by the exons ATGGAAACCGGTAATGCAGCCCCTGTCAATGGACCCAACAAGTTTGAAGCATGGGTTCAAAACTGGGTGCTGCGGTACCGATTTTTCTGGTGGATAATGTGTGTAATTGGAGCTGCGATTGCACTAACAGGCTTTTATCCAAGGTTCAAGCTGGGAGAGGGAAATTCATGGAACCTTGGGCGAGGCCTTTTTTTTGCCTCTGTTGTTGTGCTTCCATTTGCTCTCCCTCTGTTGAAAGTTTATCAGGGAAAAGTGTTACACTATCGGCGTCAATTCAAAGCCTGTGGTGTGTTCATCTCCCTCTTGGTGATTTTTTTCTATACTTACTTttcaagaagaggagaagaacaagaacaaagacaAAGAGGATACGGTGATATTTTATCGCTAGCTGGATTTGCGGTGATGAACTTTGTCCTATCACTTCAGAAGAACTACCAATTTGTTGAAGAACTTATGAAGTTCTTTTTGGTAGAGCTTGTGGTGGAGCTTACCGTATCAAGATGGTGGTTTGGTTTCTTAGGAGCAATGTTCAGTTTTTTACTGATCATCCTTTCCTCCTGTAAAGAAAAACATGCTGACAGCCGTGAGGAACCATCTATTGACAACATCACCATTAGCGTCCCTGAAGCTAGAATGGAGCTTGTAAGTCCAACTTCACATGACTTGACTCGGCTGTGGAATCTTAACGATAAGGATCAGGAATTTGTTCGGCAGTTACGGCGTATTTTTGTGACTTACATCAATGGTTGGAAAGACAGAATTCCAGAGTTAACCATGGAAAGCCAAATCCTCACCTTTGATAGGACTCGGCGAGAGATGGAATTTCTCGCGTTACCAAAGGATGGCATGACATCCATGAGGCAGATTGAAATGTACTCAAGAAATCGGAGAGAGTTCTTGAAGCTGTGCAAATCAGAGTTAAGGCCGGACAGAACTGCTACCCAGATGAGTACCATCAAGAAGTGTATTAAACACTTCACCATTGTATTCAAGGTGCTCATTCCCAATGAGCAGGTCTTCTATCATGGAATCTTCGGCACCTCTCCCTTCATCAAGCAGTGTTTTATGGAATTCTGCTCGGATGTGAAGAAAGAATTGGTACGTGCTGTCCATGATGAGATGTCTGAGTTGATGTATTCCTATGAGGTTTTTTTAACTTTTCAAGCAATACGTGAATTCACTGCTATGTGGCGGGCGCTGTTTCCGGAGGATGTCTCCATGTTGGCCGATATGGTGGAGCTGGAAAGGAAATTGGGAGAGACAACCAGAGATTATTTCTTTAGGGAGGAGGAGGTGCCTTCCGAAATCGGAACCTCCTATTCATGTGAGGTTCATCCCATCACTGCCCAAGCAATGAACCGCCTTCACTCTGCCTTCAAGGATAAAAAAATCTTGAAATCACTTCTCCAAACATACCCCAATGGTGAAGTTGAAATTCTGACTAAAAGAAAACGTCTGATTTCAAGGTATATATATTGGAACATCAACAAGCTTGAAGCCTCTCTTGAATCCAGCTTCAAAAAGACCTATGTTTATCAGCTCCAGGGAGTGTCACTGATGACTAATATCATCTACATAGTAAAGAAGGCCGtagaatttgaatttgatttatctAAGGAAGAAGATTGGGCCAAGGAACAAATATTGATACTTGAAAGGTGTTTCAACCAATATTACCGGCACGACCCGACTGAGCTGCTTGACTATTTCCGGCAACATAATGCGAAGGCCACGGGAGATAAAATGTTGAGCATGTTAGATATTCTCAAATTTGTCCCTTCTGCTGCTTCAGCAGATGTTTTGCGTGTAAAATTGATCCCAAATTGTGAAGAATTCATCAAGAGATTTCGAGCTTTGCTAGCTGGCGATGAAG GTCCTCCCCGTTGA